A genomic region of Leptolyngbya sp. NIES-2104 contains the following coding sequences:
- a CDS encoding type II toxin-antitoxin system VapC family toxin: MILDTDHVSLILRGDVRLKQQVEQHAEACTTVITVQEVFNGWIPLINQAKPTADFVTLYSYVTKLTEYLKQTGILSFDQDADECFRFLLQQNPPLRKARLQRDMRIAAIALSQDATVVTRNQRDFGQVPGLKLVDWSI, encoded by the coding sequence GTGATCTTGGATACCGATCACGTTTCGCTGATTCTGCGGGGAGATGTGCGCCTTAAACAGCAAGTCGAGCAGCATGCTGAAGCTTGTACAACTGTGATTACAGTTCAAGAAGTTTTTAACGGCTGGATTCCACTCATTAACCAAGCAAAACCGACCGCCGATTTTGTTACATTGTATAGCTATGTAACAAAACTGACTGAGTATCTCAAGCAGACTGGGATTTTGAGCTTTGACCAAGATGCCGATGAATGTTTTAGATTTCTCTTACAGCAAAATCCTCCACTACGAAAAGCGCGTTTACAGAGAGATATGAGAATTGCCGCGATCGCACTTTCTCAGGATGCTACGGTAGTCACTCGAAATCAGCGCGATTTTGGGCAGGTTCCAGGATTAAAACTTGTCGATTGGTCAATTTAG
- a CDS encoding response regulator transcription factor, with translation MSSVLVIEDDPEILENIGEILELQSYETLTTSSSVTGLQLAKEALPNLVICDVVMPELDGYSVLSELRQQTETATIPFIFLTGRSDRSDVRHGMELGADDYLTKPFTQEELLGAVQSCLSKYDRLSKQYEAQAQEAQSIEKQLQTSQELAEMNSVLLEKLSQGLRHPVSNITIATYMLKQNLSQKDFDRYIAILEEECARSTSLLNEVSGLQEYLNPSKINLLRGKLKVRIPL, from the coding sequence ATGAGTAGTGTTTTAGTAATCGAAGACGATCCAGAAATTTTAGAAAATATTGGAGAAATTCTGGAGTTACAGAGCTACGAAACATTAACCACGAGTAGCAGTGTGACTGGATTACAGTTAGCAAAAGAAGCTCTGCCAAATCTGGTGATCTGTGATGTGGTGATGCCAGAACTAGACGGCTATAGCGTTCTCAGCGAACTACGTCAACAAACAGAAACAGCCACAATTCCTTTTATCTTTCTCACTGGACGATCGGATCGATCCGATGTTCGTCACGGCATGGAATTAGGAGCCGATGACTATCTCACGAAACCTTTTACCCAGGAAGAATTGCTGGGTGCAGTACAAAGCTGCTTAAGTAAATACGATCGCTTATCCAAACAATACGAAGCTCAGGCACAAGAAGCACAATCGATCGAGAAACAACTGCAAACTAGTCAAGAACTGGCGGAAATGAATAGTGTTCTGCTAGAAAAGCTTTCTCAAGGCTTGCGGCATCCGGTGTCGAACATTACGATCGCAACCTACATGCTGAAGCAGAACTTATCGCAAAAAGACTTCGATCGATACATTGCGATTTTGGAAGAAGAATGTGCTCGGAGTACTTCGCTGTTAAACGAAGTTTCGGGTCTGCAAGAATATCTCAATCCTTCTAAGATTAATTTGCTGAGAGGTAAGTTGAAAGTTCGGATTCCGCTCTGA
- the psaM gene encoding photosystem I reaction center subunit XII — translation MSLSDTQVLVALVVALIPGVLAFRLATELYK, via the coding sequence ATGTCTTTATCTGATACTCAAGTTCTGGTTGCGCTGGTCGTGGCTCTCATTCCGGGAGTCCTCGCTTTTCGGTTAGCAACTGAGCTTTACAAGTAA
- the nth gene encoding endonuclease III produces the protein MEKLPFDVDAVFDRVRDAVSTLPKAAMFELYEDGYTSLFEQLISCLISVRTYDEVSLPVSRRLFEQARTPEGIAQLTPAQIETLIRDCTYPEQKAQQIHTIANQILMNYAGELPADEAVLMSFKGIGVKCAHLALGVACQQPYISVDTHVHRITNRWGYVETKTPEKTTIALEAKLPQQYWIEINQLLVPFGKHICTGKRPHCSQCPVLNWCQQKMDQ, from the coding sequence ATGGAAAAACTGCCGTTTGATGTCGATGCTGTGTTCGATCGCGTTCGTGATGCGGTCAGCACTTTACCAAAAGCTGCGATGTTTGAACTCTATGAAGATGGTTATACTTCGCTGTTTGAACAATTGATTAGCTGTTTAATTTCGGTGAGAACCTACGACGAAGTGAGCTTACCTGTGTCGCGTCGATTGTTTGAGCAAGCTCGAACACCAGAGGGGATCGCGCAACTCACCCCCGCACAGATTGAAACATTGATTCGTGACTGTACCTATCCAGAGCAAAAGGCGCAACAGATTCATACGATCGCGAATCAAATCTTGATGAACTATGCAGGAGAGCTACCAGCCGATGAAGCAGTGTTAATGAGCTTCAAAGGAATTGGTGTGAAATGTGCTCATCTCGCTTTGGGAGTTGCTTGCCAACAGCCTTATATCAGCGTGGATACTCATGTGCATCGGATTACGAATCGATGGGGATATGTCGAGACGAAAACACCGGAAAAAACAACGATCGCACTAGAAGCAAAACTTCCGCAGCAGTACTGGATCGAGATTAATCAATTGTTAGTGCCTTTTGGAAAACATATCTGTACAGGAAAGCGTCCTCATTGTTCACAATGTCCTGTGTTGAATTGGTGCCAACAGAAAATGGATCAGTAG
- a CDS encoding crossover junction endodeoxyribonuclease RuvC — protein MLTLQGKVILGIDPAIATIGYGAIQDDHVLDYGVIVTPAKSSIYDRLKQIHDDICELCQILKPDVVALEMPFFSREMTSANKVLRALGVIELALGECGLSEPIFLHQSQVKASVAKYGAQKSEIQQAVMMIFGLDAPPKPDDAADGLAIAFAAQSGARANVK, from the coding sequence ATGCTAACGTTACAAGGAAAAGTGATTTTAGGCATCGATCCTGCGATCGCCACCATCGGATATGGTGCAATTCAAGATGATCATGTCTTGGACTATGGCGTAATTGTGACTCCGGCAAAGTCCTCAATCTACGATCGCCTAAAGCAAATTCACGATGATATTTGCGAACTCTGTCAGATTCTCAAGCCCGATGTCGTTGCGCTAGAAATGCCTTTCTTTAGTCGCGAAATGACGAGCGCAAACAAAGTTCTGAGAGCTTTGGGCGTGATCGAACTGGCTTTGGGTGAGTGTGGTTTATCTGAGCCAATCTTTCTCCATCAATCACAGGTGAAAGCTTCCGTTGCAAAGTACGGAGCGCAAAAGTCCGAAATTCAGCAAGCGGTGATGATGATTTTTGGACTAGATGCGCCACCGAAGCCCGATGACGCGGCAGATGGATTAGCGATCGCGTTTGCGGCTCAATCCGGTGCACGAGCGAACGTCAAGTAA
- the cobN gene encoding cobaltochelatase subunit CobN, which produces MHRIAATPGGWTPDLEGVVFVEQTPAPIVMITAADTDIQTLSSSLAQLPDDFPEVRGVNLLQLQQQLTIDTYAEEVLEAAKVIVLRIIGGRSYWSYGLEVVRETVEQSGAILIVLPGDDRPDLDLMSHSTVPFAQVDRVWRYFNEGGVENYRNAVQFLAKTYLGVECEVADPQVVPRVGLYRSGEHCSYRAGIRCSARKVGILFYRAHYLSGNTAVIDELCQALCDRNLCPVPVFVSSLRDPDVQSELLNYFQPKDQAQIDVLLNTTSFSLGSAIPFGMTIDSSAPELWQALDIPILQVILSGGTVEQWQEQLRGLSPRDTAINVALPEIDGRIISRSISFKAVQAKHPALQTEVVTYQAVSDRVQFVAELTRNWVELRRSEIRDRKIALILANYPSRDGRLANGVGLDTPASCIEILKALQREGYTVENIPETGDELVFKLTEGITNDPEAKELRNVNQSLPLSEYETYFETLPVQRSVIDRWGSPTESFSIPGIQLGNVFVGIQPARGYDRDPSLNYHAPDLEPTHDYLAFYYWVREVFDAQAIVHVGKHGNLEWLPGKSVALSETCFPEIAIAALPHFYPFIVNDPGEGSQAKRRAQAVILDHLTPPMTRAELYGGLQKLEALIDEYYEAQNLDPSRLNVVRDRILDLVEKDNLKAELPSDSDSILELITNTDRYLCELKEAQIRDGLHIFGQCPDGRQLRDLIVAIARHPQPNRIGLTRAIAEDWNLDFDPLTADPAESANDQFRTVGDAIAAVETEAAGLVDRLIQGDIPQNRVYTAELNWIHSFLLPALQNTHQEIDFLLHGLNGGYVPAAPSGAPTRGRPEVLPTGRNFYSVDIRSIPTESAWQVGRKAAEAIVERYTQENGEYPRTIGLSIWGTSTMRTGGDDLAEALALLGVQPVWDGISRRVVDFEILPLFVLGRPRVDVTLRISGFFRDAFPNLIDLFDQAVAAIAELNEPTEQNPLATQVKQETQTWIDSGLDAEIASRRSRHRIFGSKPGAYGAGLQGLIESQNWETDADLARAYINWSSYAYSSSGVAQSAPEAFQNRLNEMQIVLQNQDNQEHDLLDSDDYYQFQGGLTAAVRSTQGKNPTTYFGDHSLPENPKVRSLKQQIARVYRSRVVNPKWIAGAMRHGYKGAFEMAATIDFLFAYDATAQCVENYMYQGVAEAYLFDGAVQDFIRSKNPWALRDMAERLLEADQRGFWRQADPSTLEQLRSIVLEAEGVIEGHIS; this is translated from the coding sequence ATGCACCGAATTGCTGCGACTCCTGGAGGTTGGACTCCTGATCTCGAAGGCGTTGTGTTTGTTGAGCAAACTCCTGCACCGATCGTTATGATCACGGCGGCGGATACTGATATACAGACGCTCTCTAGTTCACTCGCTCAACTGCCCGATGATTTTCCAGAAGTGCGTGGCGTGAACTTACTTCAGCTTCAGCAGCAACTCACGATCGATACTTATGCAGAAGAAGTCCTAGAAGCAGCGAAGGTGATTGTGCTGCGGATTATTGGCGGTCGATCGTATTGGTCTTATGGTTTGGAAGTGGTGCGCGAAACGGTAGAGCAGTCTGGTGCGATTTTGATTGTGCTGCCGGGGGACGATCGACCGGATTTGGATTTGATGAGCCATTCGACGGTTCCGTTTGCTCAGGTCGATCGAGTTTGGCGGTATTTCAATGAAGGTGGAGTTGAGAACTATCGCAATGCTGTTCAGTTTTTAGCGAAGACGTATCTTGGGGTTGAATGTGAGGTTGCTGATCCTCAAGTCGTGCCGCGAGTCGGATTGTATCGATCGGGCGAGCACTGTAGCTATCGAGCAGGAATACGCTGTAGTGCGCGGAAGGTAGGAATTCTGTTCTATCGCGCTCATTATCTGTCGGGCAATACTGCGGTGATTGATGAACTATGTCAGGCATTGTGCGATCGTAATCTTTGTCCAGTTCCGGTGTTTGTTTCGTCGCTGCGTGATCCCGATGTGCAGAGTGAGTTGTTGAACTATTTTCAGCCAAAGGATCAGGCGCAGATTGATGTTCTGTTGAATACGACCAGTTTTTCTCTAGGGTCGGCGATTCCGTTTGGTATGACGATCGATTCGAGTGCGCCTGAATTGTGGCAGGCGTTAGACATTCCGATTTTGCAGGTGATTCTAAGCGGTGGAACAGTCGAACAATGGCAGGAACAATTGAGAGGACTTTCACCACGAGATACAGCGATTAATGTTGCATTGCCAGAGATCGATGGGCGAATTATTAGTCGATCGATTTCCTTTAAAGCAGTTCAGGCGAAACATCCAGCGTTGCAAACTGAGGTGGTAACTTATCAAGCGGTGAGCGATCGCGTTCAGTTTGTCGCAGAGTTGACGCGGAATTGGGTGGAGTTGCGACGGAGTGAAATTCGCGATCGTAAAATTGCGCTGATTCTGGCAAATTATCCTTCGCGTGATGGTCGGTTAGCGAATGGAGTGGGACTCGATACGCCTGCAAGCTGTATCGAAATTCTCAAAGCACTACAACGCGAAGGGTATACCGTTGAAAATATTCCTGAGACTGGAGATGAATTAGTTTTCAAATTGACAGAAGGAATTACAAACGATCCAGAGGCAAAAGAATTACGCAATGTGAATCAATCGCTGCCGTTATCAGAGTATGAAACGTATTTTGAAACGCTACCTGTTCAGCGATCGGTGATCGATCGGTGGGGATCTCCAACAGAGTCTTTTTCAATTCCTGGGATTCAATTGGGCAATGTGTTTGTTGGAATTCAACCTGCACGAGGGTACGATCGCGATCCATCTTTGAACTATCACGCACCAGATTTAGAACCAACTCACGACTATTTAGCGTTCTATTACTGGGTGAGGGAAGTGTTTGATGCTCAAGCGATCGTGCACGTTGGCAAGCATGGCAATCTCGAATGGTTACCCGGAAAAAGTGTTGCTTTGTCGGAAACGTGTTTTCCTGAGATTGCGATCGCAGCTTTACCGCATTTCTACCCGTTTATCGTTAATGATCCAGGTGAAGGTTCTCAAGCAAAACGACGCGCTCAAGCTGTAATTCTCGACCATCTGACACCGCCGATGACTCGTGCAGAACTTTACGGCGGATTGCAGAAATTAGAGGCGTTGATTGACGAATACTATGAAGCACAGAATCTTGATCCGTCTCGATTGAATGTCGTTCGCGATCGCATTCTTGATTTAGTTGAAAAGGACAATCTCAAAGCTGAGCTTCCTAGTGATTCAGATTCGATCTTAGAATTGATTACAAATACTGATCGCTATCTTTGTGAACTGAAAGAAGCACAGATTCGAGATGGATTACATATCTTTGGGCAATGTCCAGATGGAAGACAATTACGCGATTTGATTGTGGCGATCGCACGTCATCCCCAACCGAATCGAATTGGACTCACAAGAGCGATCGCGGAAGATTGGAACTTAGATTTTGATCCGCTCACTGCTGATCCCGCTGAATCAGCGAACGATCAATTTAGAACAGTTGGAGATGCGATCGCAGCAGTTGAAACGGAAGCTGCTGGTTTAGTCGATCGATTAATTCAAGGTGACATTCCTCAGAACCGCGTCTACACTGCTGAATTGAACTGGATTCACAGCTTTTTACTTCCAGCCTTACAGAATACACATCAAGAAATTGATTTTCTGCTACATGGCTTGAATGGTGGGTATGTTCCCGCTGCGCCATCGGGTGCACCAACTCGCGGAAGACCAGAAGTATTGCCGACTGGACGAAACTTTTATTCGGTAGATATTCGATCGATTCCCACTGAAAGCGCGTGGCAAGTTGGACGCAAAGCCGCAGAAGCGATCGTCGAACGTTACACCCAAGAAAACGGTGAATATCCCCGCACGATCGGGTTATCGATTTGGGGAACTTCGACCATGCGGACAGGTGGAGATGATCTCGCGGAAGCTTTGGCACTCTTGGGAGTTCAGCCTGTTTGGGATGGAATTTCTCGGCGTGTGGTCGATTTTGAAATCCTGCCTTTATTTGTGTTAGGTCGTCCACGTGTCGATGTCACACTGAGAATCTCAGGATTTTTCCGGGATGCCTTTCCCAATTTGATTGATTTATTTGATCAAGCTGTAGCAGCGATCGCAGAATTGAATGAACCAACTGAGCAAAATCCGCTTGCAACTCAGGTGAAACAAGAAACACAGACTTGGATCGATTCGGGGCTAGATGCGGAGATTGCAAGTCGTCGATCGCGTCATCGCATTTTTGGCTCAAAACCCGGTGCTTATGGGGCTGGACTTCAAGGTTTGATCGAATCTCAGAATTGGGAAACCGATGCTGATCTCGCTCGTGCTTACATTAACTGGAGTAGTTACGCTTACAGTAGTTCGGGGGTTGCTCAATCTGCTCCAGAAGCTTTTCAAAATCGACTCAATGAAATGCAAATCGTTTTGCAAAATCAGGACAATCAAGAACATGATCTACTTGATTCTGATGACTATTACCAGTTTCAAGGTGGACTCACGGCAGCAGTACGATCGACACAAGGCAAAAACCCGACAACCTACTTCGGGGATCATTCATTGCCCGAAAATCCGAAAGTACGATCGCTCAAACAACAAATTGCACGAGTCTATCGATCGCGGGTGGTGAATCCGAAATGGATCGCGGGAGCCATGCGACACGGATATAAAGGCGCGTTTGAGATGGCAGCCACGATCGATTTTTTATTCGCTTATGATGCAACGGCTCAATGTGTTGAAAACTATATGTATCAGGGTGTTGCTGAAGCGTATTTATTCGATGGTGCGGTACAAGACTTTATTCGCTCTAAAAATCCTTGGGCACTGCGCGACATGGCAGAACGATTGCTTGAAGCGGATCAGCGGGGATTTTGGAGGCAGGCAGACCCATCCACGCTAGAGCAATTAAGGTCGATCGTTTTAGAAGCGGAGGGCGTGATCGAGGGACACATCTCCTAG
- a CDS encoding NAD(P)-binding domain-containing protein has protein sequence MTMQAEYDYLIIGAGPAGLQLGYFLQQANHSYLILEAGESAATFFKQYPRRRRLISINKVYTGYDDPEINLRWDWNSLLSDDEQLLFKNYSQKYFPATDDLVRYLNDFADRHQLNVQYNARVARVSKDDQFTVTDEAGRTYSSARLIVATGVSKPYFPAIPGIELADNYTEVSLDPQDYVNQRVLVLGKGNSAFETADLLIETAAVIHVASPHPITLAWKTHFVGHLRALNNNFLDTYQLKCQNAVLDATVERIQRRPDGKYIVSVSYTHASGEQEDLIYDRVIACTGFQFDTSIFDENCRPKTVIYDRFPQQTSEWESVNVPDLYFAGTLMQMRDFKKTSSGFIHGFRYNLKALHRIFECKYHGKVWKHEPIEPTSEAMLEATVKRINQSSALWQQFGFLCDLITVSGQSAHYYEEVPIDYLHDGRLGTFDRHYVITLEFGHVGGDPFNVERNPHPSHAQQSTFLHPIVREYQGTELIRELHLLEDLDAEWFKQEAHIQPLLEFFQQAESIEPVSMLVSA, from the coding sequence ATGACAATGCAAGCTGAATACGACTATCTGATCATTGGAGCAGGTCCCGCTGGTCTGCAATTAGGCTACTTTTTGCAGCAAGCAAATCACAGCTATCTCATCCTAGAGGCAGGAGAATCAGCAGCAACTTTCTTCAAACAGTATCCACGGCGCAGAAGATTGATTTCGATCAACAAGGTTTACACCGGATACGACGATCCAGAAATTAACCTGCGATGGGATTGGAACTCGTTGCTAAGTGATGATGAACAATTGCTGTTCAAAAACTATAGTCAGAAGTACTTTCCGGCAACCGATGATCTGGTGAGATACCTTAATGATTTTGCCGATCGACATCAGCTTAATGTGCAGTACAACGCTAGAGTTGCAAGAGTCTCGAAAGACGATCAATTCACGGTCACTGATGAAGCAGGTCGCACCTATTCATCGGCTCGATTGATCGTCGCAACAGGTGTTTCTAAGCCTTATTTTCCTGCAATTCCTGGGATTGAACTCGCAGATAATTACACCGAAGTTTCGCTCGACCCGCAGGATTATGTCAATCAGCGCGTTCTTGTCCTCGGTAAGGGTAATTCTGCATTTGAAACTGCTGACTTGCTCATCGAAACCGCAGCCGTCATTCATGTTGCAAGTCCTCATCCGATCACCTTGGCATGGAAAACGCACTTTGTCGGACATCTCCGCGCACTGAACAATAACTTCTTAGATACTTATCAACTCAAGTGCCAGAATGCTGTCTTAGACGCAACAGTTGAAAGAATTCAACGCCGACCTGATGGTAAATACATTGTTTCCGTCAGCTACACTCATGCGAGTGGTGAACAAGAAGATCTGATCTACGATCGCGTAATCGCTTGCACCGGGTTCCAGTTTGATACCTCGATTTTCGATGAGAACTGTCGCCCGAAGACTGTGATCTACGATCGCTTTCCGCAGCAAACTTCAGAATGGGAATCGGTCAACGTCCCAGACCTGTATTTTGCTGGAACATTGATGCAGATGCGGGACTTCAAAAAGACTAGTTCCGGCTTTATTCATGGCTTCCGGTACAATCTGAAAGCACTGCATCGCATCTTTGAATGCAAGTACCACGGTAAGGTTTGGAAGCACGAACCGATTGAGCCAACCTCGGAAGCAATGCTTGAAGCGACCGTCAAACGGATTAATCAAAGCTCAGCATTGTGGCAGCAATTTGGATTTCTATGTGATTTGATCACCGTTTCTGGTCAATCAGCTCACTACTACGAGGAAGTACCGATCGATTATCTACATGATGGGCGGCTTGGAACGTTCGATCGACATTATGTGATTACGCTTGAATTCGGTCATGTTGGGGGCGATCCGTTCAACGTCGAGCGCAATCCGCATCCGAGTCACGCGCAGCAAAGTACATTCCTACATCCGATCGTGCGGGAATACCAGGGAACGGAATTGATTCGAGAGTTGCATTTGCTTGAAGATCTCGATGCAGAATGGTTTAAGCAGGAAGCGCATATTCAGCCGTTGCTTGAATTTTTCCAGCAGGCGGAATCGATCGAGCCTGTCTCGATGTTGGTTTCGGCTTAG
- a CDS encoding sodium:proton antiporter — protein MALVDVYILDLLVIGLLLLMVTVGSGWIARLPLSYALIYLFVGIILSPYGLNLVQIRPDANFLERATEIVVLISLFSCGLKMSRPLQYGAWRSTIRLIGLLMPITIFAVAAIAHYVVQLDWGLSILLGAILAPTDPVLASEVQLEDPQDRDELRFGITSEGGLNDALAFPFVYFGIHWIEKDNWREWIHRWIAIDLVWAIFAGIVVGFLVAKAIKWIDKKLERFRTSDDLMEDFVALSAIFITYALAELVYGYGFLAVFVAGIAMRRRRNDEYTENQLHFIERIEKLAEIGTILLLGSMLRFAPMLKFAGDAFVIAFSLIFVIRPLGAWISTIGLKVHPATRWLYGWFGIRGVGSIYYLAYTFGHGLKGYDGEQIAWITFWTIVLSVLLHGVTSTPLMRWYERNVEHNETLEQNPAQHEA, from the coding sequence ATGGCGCTTGTGGATGTCTATATTCTTGATCTATTGGTGATTGGTTTACTGTTGTTGATGGTAACGGTGGGATCGGGTTGGATTGCTCGATTACCTTTGTCTTATGCGCTCATTTATTTATTTGTCGGAATCATTTTGAGTCCTTATGGATTGAATTTGGTTCAGATTCGCCCGGATGCAAATTTTCTCGAACGAGCGACCGAAATCGTTGTTTTAATCTCTCTGTTTAGTTGCGGACTGAAAATGAGTCGTCCGTTGCAATACGGAGCTTGGCGATCGACAATCCGACTAATCGGTTTACTCATGCCGATTACAATCTTTGCGGTTGCAGCGATCGCGCATTATGTTGTCCAATTAGATTGGGGTTTATCGATTCTTTTGGGGGCAATTCTCGCTCCGACTGATCCGGTGTTGGCTTCAGAAGTTCAACTCGAAGATCCACAAGATCGCGATGAATTAAGATTCGGCATTACTTCAGAAGGCGGATTAAATGATGCGCTGGCATTTCCGTTTGTTTATTTTGGCATTCACTGGATTGAGAAGGACAATTGGCGAGAATGGATTCATCGATGGATTGCGATCGACTTAGTTTGGGCAATTTTTGCGGGAATCGTGGTCGGATTTCTCGTGGCAAAAGCGATTAAGTGGATCGATAAAAAACTCGAACGCTTTCGCACTTCAGACGATTTGATGGAAGATTTTGTTGCCCTCAGCGCAATTTTCATCACATATGCTCTCGCTGAATTGGTCTATGGCTACGGATTTTTAGCGGTTTTTGTGGCTGGAATCGCCATGCGACGCAGACGAAACGATGAGTACACCGAGAATCAGCTTCATTTCATCGAACGCATAGAAAAACTCGCAGAAATCGGAACCATCTTGCTACTCGGCTCAATGCTGCGATTTGCACCGATGCTGAAATTTGCTGGAGATGCTTTCGTTATCGCCTTTAGTTTAATTTTCGTCATCCGACCGCTCGGCGCTTGGATTAGTACGATCGGCTTAAAAGTCCATCCCGCGACTCGCTGGCTCTATGGCTGGTTCGGAATCCGAGGAGTCGGCTCGATCTACTACCTGGCTTACACATTCGGTCACGGGTTGAAGGGTTACGATGGGGAGCAGATCGCCTGGATCACGTTTTGGACGATCGTCCTTTCCGTCCTGCTCCACGGTGTCACCTCTACCCCACTGATGCGCTGGTACGAGCGCAATGTGGAACACAACGAAACTCTAGAACAAAACCCCGCCCAGCACGAAGCTTAA
- a CDS encoding WG repeat-containing protein, translating into MFRLLLLAALSLTTVGACAAPQKVAIEQRAIALTPTEFAIENQFDSASDFAEGAALVQFGREFRYIDHSGRLTVTPKMELEAYAPFSEGLAIVRLDGLFGYLNRQGDFAIEPRYEQVSRFQEGLAAIRVNQRYGFIKPTGEVVIPPKFTLTSGFSQGFAAVKLGEKYGYIDQTGRMIIEPKFEDAWRFSAGLAPARIGKKWGYINQSGQFVTQPQFDGAFNLADSMARVRVGKQWGYIDSSGKIAIAPQFSFASDFSNGLALVESNQKWGYIDKSGKFVVQPKYEFAGDFSDGLAPVKMGDKWGFIDTTGKIAIAPQFEEVGSFREGLARVKLNQKWGYIRKP; encoded by the coding sequence ATGTTTCGCCTCCTTTTGCTTGCGGCGCTTAGTCTAACAACCGTCGGAGCTTGTGCGGCTCCTCAGAAAGTTGCGATCGAACAACGCGCCATCGCCCTCACTCCGACCGAATTCGCGATCGAGAATCAATTCGATAGTGCTTCCGATTTTGCTGAAGGGGCTGCATTAGTCCAATTCGGTCGAGAGTTTCGCTACATCGATCATTCAGGACGGCTGACCGTCACACCCAAAATGGAGCTAGAAGCTTACGCGCCATTTTCTGAAGGACTCGCGATCGTGCGGCTCGATGGACTGTTCGGATATCTGAACCGACAGGGAGACTTCGCGATCGAGCCGCGATACGAACAAGTTTCCAGATTCCAAGAAGGACTCGCAGCGATTCGAGTGAATCAACGCTACGGATTTATCAAACCGACTGGAGAGGTTGTGATCCCGCCAAAATTCACCCTGACATCGGGATTTTCACAGGGATTTGCAGCAGTCAAACTCGGTGAAAAATATGGCTACATTGATCAAACTGGCAGAATGATCATTGAGCCAAAATTCGAGGATGCTTGGCGGTTTTCAGCCGGACTTGCACCAGCGCGAATCGGGAAGAAATGGGGCTATATCAATCAAAGTGGACAGTTTGTGACTCAACCCCAATTTGATGGAGCATTTAATCTAGCGGATTCAATGGCGCGAGTTCGAGTAGGCAAACAATGGGGATATATCGATTCGAGTGGAAAAATTGCGATCGCACCTCAATTTTCCTTTGCCTCTGATTTTTCTAACGGATTAGCGTTAGTTGAAAGCAATCAAAAATGGGGCTATATCGATAAATCTGGTAAGTTTGTAGTCCAGCCAAAATATGAATTTGCTGGAGACTTTTCAGATGGACTAGCACCCGTGAAAATGGGTGACAAATGGGGCTTTATTGATACCACTGGAAAAATTGCGATCGCGCCTCAATTCGAGGAGGTTGGCTCGTTTCGAGAAGGGTTAGCCCGCGTTAAATTGAATCAAAAATGGGGCTATATCCGCAAGCCCTAA